A section of the Hirschia baltica ATCC 49814 genome encodes:
- the pbpC gene encoding penicillin-binding protein 1C → MRLWPKAFYFALAAISLIGFLDLAFPPPLAKANQISQVVLDHRGQPLRAFPLEDGRWRLKADLDIVDPAFIDALLAYEDERFYQHIGVDFRAILRASLNLVKAGEIVSGGSTITMQTARLLEPKQRTFGAKIQQAIRALQLESRLSKREILELYLTLAPYGGNIEGLRSASWAYLGREPNSLTPDEIALLIALPQSPEARRPDLKPESAIKARARVLRRLVEKDVIAEDRALEAMQTAAPKRRDFPAFAWQATEEARRRAPHMQPDIYTFLDFQLQTRLETMARDVVEELDDRAQMSAIVVDIRTRNVLASVGSARRDRAGGWLDLTNRYRSPGSTLKPFIYAMAFDEGLAAPSTHISDLPKRFKSYQPENFDRTFRGDVTIAQALQHSLNVPAVHALEAIGPSRFAASLAFAGAAPRLPNRADSDAGLALALGGVGLTVRDLAVLYAALGGDGIAHSLNWIEGESASAVSEGQTRFLTSQASRKVLEILKSAPMPDGRMPTVLTRDAPQIAFKTGTSYGFRDAWAAGVSNGLAIVVWVGRADGAPRSGATGREVALPILFDAFDIATLTLRRSNGGLNVGEEMTGVDPFTLANFERDKQPPEILFPPDNSEIWQDKKDRGFTLSARGDGELTWYAQGQKILANRFGDSIWTPTEEGFYLLEVVDKSGLSSASTVRITQHAQ, encoded by the coding sequence GTGAGATTGTGGCCAAAGGCATTTTATTTTGCATTGGCCGCTATCTCTCTTATCGGGTTTCTGGATTTAGCGTTTCCACCACCATTGGCAAAGGCTAACCAGATTTCTCAAGTTGTGCTCGACCATAGAGGACAGCCTCTGCGGGCGTTTCCACTTGAAGATGGTCGCTGGCGCTTAAAGGCTGATCTAGATATAGTCGACCCTGCTTTTATTGATGCATTGCTTGCCTATGAAGATGAGCGTTTCTATCAGCATATAGGTGTTGATTTTCGAGCGATTTTGCGCGCGAGTTTGAACCTTGTGAAAGCTGGTGAAATTGTATCGGGTGGATCGACGATCACCATGCAAACGGCGCGTTTGCTTGAACCAAAACAACGCACATTTGGCGCAAAGATTCAGCAAGCTATAAGGGCACTGCAATTGGAATCGCGTTTATCCAAACGTGAAATTCTGGAATTATACCTTACTCTGGCACCCTATGGCGGCAATATTGAAGGGCTGCGTTCTGCAAGCTGGGCATATCTGGGGCGCGAACCCAATAGCCTGACACCTGATGAAATCGCACTCTTGATTGCTTTGCCGCAATCGCCTGAAGCGCGTCGACCCGATTTAAAACCTGAGTCCGCTATTAAAGCGCGTGCACGTGTTTTGCGCCGATTGGTGGAAAAGGATGTTATTGCAGAAGATCGTGCACTAGAAGCTATGCAAACGGCAGCGCCTAAGCGTCGTGATTTTCCAGCCTTTGCATGGCAAGCCACAGAAGAAGCGCGTCGACGCGCCCCGCATATGCAGCCGGATATATACACATTTTTGGATTTTCAACTGCAAACTCGCCTTGAAACAATGGCAAGAGATGTCGTTGAAGAACTGGACGATCGCGCGCAAATGTCCGCTATTGTGGTTGATATTCGCACACGCAATGTTTTGGCATCTGTCGGGTCTGCTAGAAGAGATAGGGCGGGTGGATGGTTGGATCTTACAAATAGATATCGCTCGCCTGGATCGACTTTGAAGCCATTTATTTATGCAATGGCTTTTGATGAGGGGCTTGCCGCGCCATCAACGCATATTTCTGATTTACCCAAGCGATTTAAATCATATCAGCCAGAAAATTTCGATCGCACGTTTCGCGGAGATGTGACGATTGCGCAGGCTTTGCAGCATTCTCTAAATGTCCCAGCTGTGCATGCCCTAGAAGCGATAGGTCCATCTCGGTTTGCAGCAAGCCTTGCATTTGCAGGAGCAGCGCCGCGTTTGCCTAATAGAGCCGATAGTGATGCTGGTTTGGCTTTGGCGCTTGGAGGTGTTGGGCTGACAGTTCGGGATTTGGCAGTTTTGTATGCCGCTTTGGGCGGGGATGGGATTGCTCACTCTTTAAATTGGATTGAAGGAGAAAGCGCTTCTGCTGTAAGCGAAGGTCAAACGCGTTTTTTAACCTCACAAGCCTCTCGAAAAGTTTTAGAAATTTTAAAGTCCGCACCAATGCCGGATGGTCGTATGCCAACGGTTTTAACAAGAGATGCACCTCAAATAGCATTTAAGACAGGCACGTCTTATGGATTTCGAGATGCGTGGGCGGCGGGTGTTTCAAATGGACTAGCAATTGTGGTCTGGGTGGGGCGCGCTGACGGGGCTCCACGGTCTGGAGCGACAGGGAGGGAAGTCGCTTTACCTATACTTTTTGATGCATTTGATATTGCGACCCTGACTTTGCGACGCAGCAATGGGGGATTGAATGTCGGTGAAGAAATGACAGGCGTAGATCCATTTACATTGGCTAATTTTGAAAGAGACAAACAGCCTCCAGAAATTCTGTTTCCACCTGATAATAGTGAGATATGGCAGGACAAAAAAGATAGAGGTTTTACGCTATCTGCGCGCGGCGATGGTGAGCTGACTTGGTATGCTCAGGGCCAGAAAATTTTGGCGAATCGGTTCGGAGATTCAATTTGGACGCCCACAGAAGAGGGGTTTTACTTATTGGAAGTTGTCGACAAGTCTGGCTTAAGTAGTGCCTCAACCGTCAGAATTACGCAACACGCGCAATAA
- a CDS encoding alpha-2-macroglobulin family protein: MRIQTSNGLRIGLASAIMCLVTACGDPNTQPLQNLSDIRDTVEGPEIEVRAEKARRAEEEKSKNFEFVRYAANTQGDAPIACLEFSHSLSSKTDYSAYIEPPEDVSLALDVQGSKLCIGGLGFAAATDLVLKAGLPGSGRARKLERDQKITIDFGDRPSYVGFKGDGVILPRVDADGLAIETVNVDTLKVSVSRVTDRALVFKSITNGFTAGRGEYTWQGGDEDPTDVSEKLWTGEIDVENSGNIAATTVFSLASAVQKLQPGAYYVSVEEVPAGSLEVDQPARAARWLIVTDLALTAYQGDNGLQVTARSIDTAKIARDVRLDLVARSNEILKSAKTDLLGRVQFSAPLLRGDGPQRPRMVMAYDQNGDFAVLDLERPAVDLSKYPVGGRSAPDMTDAYLYTERGIYRPGEKVWISALVRDLSVQSVSSADGVMRLYAPNGVEAANWRFEGGLEAGGMSRSYVLPKAAARGMWRIDLDLDGQGVVGSTRISVEDFVPQRIELKVSSESQTVVAKDETRSINADVRFLYGAPGAGLTVEGRTRVEVDPKPFADFANYAFGNHDEQFRQREFDLKDATADGAGQAVLRLDVAEQSIKSSKPLRLRTVVSAMEPGGRAVRDDIRMPYRPNDVYVGVLPEFDGSAAQDEAARLKVVALQSDGAQIAGNVNWSLVRIDWDYDWYRTGGGAWKWRRTRNVVPIQEGDLELSATEAAVLVTRSLDWGDYELVLTEEATGATASYGFWAGWGGGPQEGVEAPDRVRISAPKDPVEIGKKASYTILPPYAGEAEIVVANDNIIETRTLTVPEKGLKVDFNVTEKWGAGAYVMVSVFTPRDPVARPRPRRAVGVSYAPVDVKNRTFELDMKVADVVEPRQKVTIELEATGGPRGEKVFATLAAVDEGILQLTKFESPNPSEHFFAKRRLGVMLKDDYGRLLDPNQGAAAEPRSGGDQIGGAGLTVVPTKSVALFSGIVAMGRDGKAEIELDLPDFNGELRLMAVVWSDTGMGAVDEPLTVRDDVPAEVILPRFLAPGDTAIATVTMDNVAATPGNYDAALVAGKGVEIGDGNVTAMLKQGQRADIAASISASSQGVSNINMTLTGPNNFQIEREYGIEVRSPYLPLSRIEKIVLQPGESWTASANALNGFVAGSSSLMVSASAIPMDASALYKSLSEYPYGCTEQTVSRALPLLYAENLAGIAGLEADAQISTKVQEAVSTLLNRQSSDGSIGLWRMGDRNASPWVGAYAVDFIARAKAAGYLVPDAALEKAYTSLAKVAAQQNQWGSGYNYDVYTSRWHTDTQERLSNRAAAYAAYVLARGGKIEASRLRYLHDEMLGKIDSPLAKAQIGAALHFMGDNARSVSAFDAATEALGYDNTGDYYQTPRRDRAGVLALAGEIGDAPLVADLTEQVVDKLPDPDRLTTQEKAFLLMAANSLSNGASSVELTGAGKVVQIAEKRSYYADEASFDTSDSEIDVQPTFTNEGEGPLWLTSVARGAPVKAPPAVRGGLSVSKSIFQMNGRNAQLGDMKRGDQAIVALSVRPLDKNSHPLIIADLLPAGWEIQAVLTPNTSGPYSFVGDLSYADVAEARDDRFLASLTVRDGEQAMLAYVIRAVTPGDYALPGAVAEDMYRADVFGRTSAGRVKISAE; the protein is encoded by the coding sequence ATGCGTATTCAGACTTCGAACGGTTTGCGAATTGGTTTGGCATCGGCAATTATGTGTCTGGTGACAGCGTGTGGAGACCCCAATACGCAGCCCTTGCAGAATTTAAGTGATATTCGCGACACCGTCGAAGGACCAGAAATAGAGGTCCGTGCTGAAAAAGCGCGTCGTGCTGAGGAAGAGAAATCCAAGAATTTTGAATTTGTTAGATACGCCGCAAATACGCAGGGTGATGCTCCCATTGCATGTCTTGAGTTTTCGCATTCACTAAGTTCAAAGACTGATTATTCTGCATATATAGAACCGCCTGAAGATGTATCGCTTGCGCTGGATGTTCAAGGATCAAAACTGTGTATTGGTGGGCTTGGTTTTGCTGCAGCCACTGATCTTGTGCTCAAAGCTGGTTTGCCCGGATCAGGACGCGCACGTAAATTAGAGCGTGATCAGAAAATCACAATCGATTTTGGCGACCGCCCGAGCTATGTTGGGTTTAAAGGGGATGGAGTTATTCTTCCCCGCGTTGACGCGGATGGTTTGGCGATTGAAACGGTCAATGTAGACACATTGAAAGTGAGCGTTTCTAGGGTAACGGACCGTGCTCTTGTATTTAAAAGCATTACAAATGGTTTTACTGCCGGTCGCGGGGAATACACTTGGCAGGGGGGCGATGAAGACCCGACTGATGTATCAGAAAAACTGTGGACAGGTGAGATAGATGTCGAGAATTCAGGCAATATAGCTGCGACGACTGTCTTTTCATTGGCGAGCGCTGTGCAAAAGCTTCAGCCGGGTGCTTATTATGTGAGCGTTGAAGAGGTGCCTGCAGGATCGCTTGAAGTGGATCAGCCAGCGCGAGCTGCAAGATGGCTGATTGTGACTGATCTGGCGCTAACCGCCTATCAGGGAGATAATGGGCTTCAGGTCACAGCCCGTTCGATTGATACGGCTAAAATAGCGCGTGATGTTCGACTTGATTTGGTTGCGCGAAGCAATGAAATTCTAAAATCTGCTAAAACAGACCTGCTAGGGCGTGTTCAATTTTCGGCACCATTGCTGCGTGGCGACGGCCCGCAACGGCCGCGTATGGTGATGGCATATGATCAAAATGGTGATTTTGCTGTTCTTGATTTAGAGCGTCCAGCTGTTGATCTTTCTAAATATCCTGTGGGTGGCCGATCTGCTCCTGATATGACAGATGCCTATCTATATACTGAACGTGGGATTTATCGTCCGGGTGAGAAGGTATGGATTAGTGCCTTGGTGCGTGATTTGTCGGTACAGTCCGTTTCTTCAGCGGATGGTGTCATGCGTCTTTACGCGCCAAATGGCGTGGAAGCTGCCAATTGGCGTTTTGAAGGCGGGCTAGAAGCTGGAGGTATGTCGCGTTCATATGTGCTGCCAAAAGCTGCTGCGCGGGGTATGTGGCGTATTGATCTAGACCTTGATGGCCAAGGTGTGGTTGGAAGCACACGCATATCTGTTGAAGATTTCGTGCCTCAACGGATTGAGTTGAAAGTATCTTCTGAGAGCCAGACTGTTGTTGCAAAAGATGAAACGCGTTCGATTAATGCGGATGTGCGTTTTCTCTATGGTGCACCGGGTGCTGGTCTAACTGTTGAAGGCCGTACGCGGGTAGAAGTTGATCCAAAACCGTTTGCCGACTTTGCCAATTATGCGTTTGGAAACCATGACGAGCAATTTCGTCAGCGAGAATTTGACCTTAAAGACGCAACAGCGGATGGAGCGGGACAGGCAGTCTTGCGCTTAGATGTTGCAGAGCAAAGCATTAAAAGTTCGAAGCCATTACGTTTAAGAACTGTGGTCAGCGCGATGGAGCCGGGTGGTAGAGCGGTTCGCGATGATATCCGTATGCCATACCGACCCAATGATGTTTATGTTGGGGTATTGCCTGAATTTGATGGCAGTGCAGCTCAAGATGAAGCCGCGCGTTTAAAAGTGGTGGCACTTCAATCTGATGGAGCCCAAATCGCTGGAAATGTGAATTGGAGCCTTGTGCGCATTGATTGGGATTATGATTGGTATCGCACTGGTGGCGGCGCTTGGAAATGGCGTCGCACGCGTAATGTGGTTCCGATCCAAGAAGGCGACCTTGAATTATCTGCAACAGAAGCAGCAGTATTAGTGACACGGTCTTTGGACTGGGGTGATTATGAATTGGTGCTTACTGAAGAAGCGACTGGCGCGACTGCAAGTTATGGCTTTTGGGCAGGTTGGGGCGGCGGCCCGCAAGAAGGTGTTGAAGCGCCAGATCGCGTGCGTATTTCTGCGCCCAAAGACCCTGTCGAAATAGGTAAAAAGGCGAGTTATACAATCTTGCCACCTTATGCGGGTGAAGCAGAAATTGTAGTGGCTAATGATAATATTATTGAAACGCGCACGCTGACTGTGCCTGAAAAAGGCTTGAAAGTTGATTTCAATGTCACAGAAAAATGGGGGGCTGGTGCTTATGTGATGGTGAGTGTGTTTACACCGCGCGATCCAGTTGCGCGCCCCAGACCGCGTCGCGCTGTGGGTGTTTCTTATGCGCCAGTAGATGTGAAAAACCGCACTTTTGAATTAGATATGAAAGTTGCGGATGTGGTTGAGCCACGCCAAAAAGTGACAATTGAGCTTGAAGCAACCGGTGGTCCACGCGGCGAGAAAGTGTTTGCGACATTAGCTGCGGTTGATGAGGGTATTCTTCAACTCACAAAATTTGAGTCACCTAATCCGAGCGAACATTTCTTTGCAAAACGTCGTCTGGGTGTGATGCTGAAAGATGATTATGGTCGCTTGCTTGATCCAAACCAAGGCGCAGCCGCTGAGCCGCGCTCGGGTGGTGATCAGATTGGCGGTGCAGGGCTAACCGTTGTTCCAACAAAATCAGTGGCACTGTTTTCTGGTATTGTTGCAATGGGACGCGATGGCAAAGCCGAAATTGAACTGGACCTTCCAGACTTCAATGGTGAATTGCGATTGATGGCCGTGGTGTGGTCTGACACGGGTATGGGGGCTGTAGATGAGCCGCTAACTGTGCGTGATGATGTGCCTGCTGAGGTTATCTTGCCGCGTTTCCTCGCGCCGGGTGATACGGCGATTGCCACGGTGACGATGGATAATGTGGCTGCGACACCTGGAAATTACGATGCTGCGCTTGTTGCTGGAAAAGGTGTTGAAATTGGAGATGGCAATGTCACAGCTATGCTGAAACAAGGTCAGCGTGCGGATATTGCTGCATCTATTTCTGCTTCAAGTCAGGGTGTGTCTAATATCAATATGACATTGACTGGCCCGAATAATTTTCAAATCGAACGTGAATATGGCATAGAGGTTAGATCTCCATATTTGCCATTAAGCCGAATTGAAAAAATTGTGCTTCAGCCGGGTGAAAGCTGGACAGCGTCGGCTAATGCACTGAATGGTTTTGTGGCAGGCTCTTCAAGTTTAATGGTGTCGGCATCAGCTATTCCTATGGATGCATCTGCGCTTTATAAAAGCCTGAGTGAGTATCCATATGGATGCACAGAGCAAACAGTTAGTCGTGCATTGCCATTATTATATGCTGAAAATCTAGCGGGTATTGCTGGATTGGAAGCGGATGCGCAGATCAGCACTAAAGTGCAAGAAGCTGTGTCGACCCTTCTAAACCGTCAAAGCTCTGATGGTTCAATTGGACTTTGGCGCATGGGAGACAGAAATGCATCGCCTTGGGTGGGGGCATATGCTGTGGACTTTATCGCGCGTGCAAAAGCGGCTGGATATTTGGTGCCTGATGCGGCGTTGGAAAAAGCCTATACATCATTGGCGAAAGTGGCTGCTCAACAAAACCAATGGGGATCAGGGTATAACTATGATGTTTACACATCGCGTTGGCACACTGATACGCAAGAGCGTCTAAGTAATCGCGCAGCAGCTTATGCGGCATATGTCTTGGCGCGCGGCGGTAAAATCGAGGCATCTCGTCTGCGTTATTTGCATGATGAAATGCTTGGCAAAATTGATAGTCCTTTAGCCAAAGCTCAAATTGGAGCGGCGCTTCACTTTATGGGTGATAATGCAAGATCAGTCTCTGCGTTTGACGCAGCAACTGAGGCTTTGGGTTATGACAATACTGGCGATTATTATCAGACACCGCGCCGCGATAGAGCCGGCGTTCTCGCTTTGGCGGGAGAAATTGGGGATGCACCACTTGTTGCAGACCTGACCGAGCAGGTGGTGGATAAATTGCCTGATCCAGACCGTTTAACAACTCAAGAAAAAGCTTTCTTATTGATGGCGGCAAATAGTCTATCAAATGGAGCTAGCAGCGTTGAACTGACAGGTGCAGGCAAAGTCGTGCAGATAGCTGAAAAGCGCTCCTATTACGCAGATGAAGCTTCTTTTGATACCAGCGATAGTGAAATTGATGTGCAGCCTACCTTTACAAATGAAGGTGAGGGTCCGTTATGGCTGACAAGTGTAGCACGTGGTGCGCCTGTAAAAGCGCCTCCGGCTGTGCGTGGTGGATTGAGTGTTTCAAAATCTATCTTCCAAATGAATGGACGCAATGCCCAATTGGGGGACATGAAACGGGGTGATCAAGCTATCGTCGCATTAAGTGTTCGCCCGCTGGATAAGAACTCACATCCACTTATCATTGCTGACCTGTTGCCGGCAGGATGGGAAATTCAAGCTGTGCTTACCCCCAATACATCTGGACCATATAGCTTTGTGGGTGATTTGAGTTATGCCGATGTGGCTGAGGCGCGTGATGATCGTTTTCTTGCGTCTTTAACTGTGCGGGATGGAGAGCAGGCTATGCTTGCTTATGTCATCCGAGCTGTCACGCCGGGAGACTATGCATTGCCGGGTGCCGTGGCTGAAGACATGTACCGTGCTGATGTATTTGGACGAACATCAGCTGGGCGTGTGAAGATCTCAGCGGAGTAA
- a CDS encoding RNA methyltransferase has protein sequence MKGYFGIGAEGISKPMNMGALMRTAHAFGASFFYSVDADVKVTDMYASDTSKAYENMPYYNWDSIEDMALPRGCQLVGIELTDDAVELPEFKHPRAAAYVLGRELGNLSPEMMAKCHHIVKIPTKFCINVSLAGALVMYDRMVSMGAYANRPIMPGGPQKMTISK, from the coding sequence ATGAAGGGTTATTTCGGGATTGGCGCTGAGGGTATTTCCAAGCCTATGAATATGGGCGCGCTTATGCGAACCGCCCATGCATTTGGGGCCAGTTTTTTCTATTCAGTCGATGCAGATGTAAAAGTAACTGACATGTATGCATCTGATACGTCTAAAGCGTATGAGAATATGCCCTATTATAACTGGGACAGCATTGAAGATATGGCCTTGCCGCGCGGCTGTCAGCTTGTCGGTATTGAATTAACTGATGATGCTGTTGAATTGCCCGAATTTAAGCACCCAAGAGCTGCAGCTTATGTATTGGGACGTGAATTGGGTAATCTAAGCCCAGAAATGATGGCGAAATGTCATCACATTGTGAAAATTCCCACGAAGTTCTGTATTAATGTCTCACTTGCTGGGGCGTTAGTTATGTATGACCGAATGGTAAGTATGGGGGCATATGCAAATCGTCCGATCATGCCCGGTGGTCCTCAAAAAATGACGATATCTAAATAA
- a CDS encoding isoaspartyl peptidase/L-asparaginase family protein, giving the protein MSKSDKLNTSSKEIWALALHGGAGTGASKHDKHTEAFMADLLKEGGKMLKDGASAVATVKTMVGELESCGLYLAGKGAAPNKNGEFELDAAIMDGETRMAGSVAGLKGFKHPVNVAALVMRKTPHVMLVGEGASQFAEEHKCKKVKHPKEYYTPVKYDLFDMDDRKMTGTVGAVALDSEGQLASATSTGGAPDKLPGRVGDCPIIGSGTWADERVAVSCTGMGEYFMRANAAADVSARIHYKRTSLDVAARAVIDSVVFLGGHGGLISIDRLGRIAMPFSSASMARGSIHANGTMTVATV; this is encoded by the coding sequence ATGAGTAAGAGTGACAAGTTAAATACTAGCTCCAAAGAGATTTGGGCCTTGGCGCTTCATGGGGGCGCGGGCACGGGTGCATCCAAACATGACAAGCATACAGAAGCCTTTATGGCCGACCTTCTAAAGGAGGGGGGCAAAATGCTGAAAGACGGGGCATCTGCTGTTGCTACCGTTAAAACTATGGTTGGTGAATTAGAGTCATGCGGATTATATCTTGCTGGTAAAGGTGCTGCGCCTAACAAAAACGGTGAATTTGAACTCGACGCGGCCATTATGGATGGTGAAACGCGAATGGCAGGCTCTGTGGCAGGCTTAAAGGGGTTTAAACATCCTGTGAATGTGGCGGCTCTTGTGATGCGCAAAACCCCGCACGTTATGTTGGTTGGTGAGGGAGCTAGCCAATTTGCTGAAGAGCACAAATGTAAAAAAGTAAAACACCCCAAAGAATACTACACGCCCGTTAAATACGATCTTTTCGATATGGATGACCGTAAAATGACAGGGACGGTTGGAGCTGTTGCTTTAGATTCAGAAGGTCAATTAGCATCAGCGACATCAACAGGTGGTGCGCCTGATAAGCTGCCAGGTCGTGTAGGTGATTGTCCGATCATTGGTTCTGGGACTTGGGCAGACGAGCGCGTTGCAGTTTCTTGTACGGGGATGGGCGAATATTTCATGCGGGCAAATGCTGCTGCTGATGTGTCTGCGCGTATTCATTACAAGCGCACGAGTTTAGACGTTGCAGCCAGAGCTGTCATTGACAGTGTTGTCTTCCTTGGCGGGCATGGTGGTCTGATCAGCATTGATCGATTGGGGCGGATTGCGATGCCATTTTCTTCTGCTTCCATGGCACGCGGCTCTATTCATGCAAATGGCACAATGACTGTGGCGACGGTTTAA
- a CDS encoding RNA-binding protein produces MKLFSETEINNIEQMWRALGGDHPWTGWATLPENPDEIWIFRSRANWRRFILRKTDAAYVLFDDTQNSEEVFEELESLANKVGQVPALPN; encoded by the coding sequence ATGAAGCTGTTCTCTGAAACCGAAATTAATAACATTGAACAGATGTGGCGCGCTCTTGGCGGGGACCATCCGTGGACAGGATGGGCGACTTTGCCAGAGAATCCAGATGAAATCTGGATATTCCGCAGCCGTGCAAACTGGCGGCGTTTTATTCTAAGAAAAACAGATGCAGCCTATGTTTTGTTTGATGACACGCAGAACAGCGAAGAAGTTTTTGAGGAATTAGAAAGTCTTGCAAATAAGGTTGGACAAGTTCCAGCTTTGCCAAACTAG
- a CDS encoding YkvA family protein: MEILDPETEEEINQRLADERKAKRTLNKLSKYLKYIPFSEDLASAYYCAFDPKTPGRVKGVLFAALAYFVVPTDVVPDFILALGFSDDAAVIALAMSVVNGHIQPSHRQAAQEFLGIEKKQYKNSE; the protein is encoded by the coding sequence ATGGAAATTCTAGATCCAGAAACGGAAGAAGAGATCAATCAACGTTTGGCAGATGAACGAAAAGCCAAGCGGACATTAAATAAGCTCAGCAAATATCTAAAATATATCCCATTCTCGGAAGATTTGGCTTCGGCTTATTATTGCGCATTTGACCCGAAAACACCGGGGCGGGTGAAAGGGGTATTGTTTGCAGCATTGGCATATTTTGTGGTGCCGACAGATGTTGTTCCTGATTTTATTCTCGCTCTAGGTTTTTCTGACGATGCTGCTGTTATTGCCCTGGCGATGAGTGTTGTGAATGGACATATCCAGCCGTCACACCGCCAAGCAGCGCAAGAATTTTTAGGTATTGAGAAAAAACAATATAAAAATAGTGAATAA
- a CDS encoding flagellin, with product MVNGVNNNAQSLIALQNLNATNKHLEGTTDRISSGLKIASAKDNAAVFSVAQSLRGENSAYDIIQIGLDRSKSVGDVAITAGETASDILIQLREKALSATKEIDAESRAAFQEDFTSLMTQFEKIVGAAEFDGVNLLNNSQPAGLEFVADASGASTLRIDAEDFSFGGVNVTLDPATHDLSDPANAQLALDAVKASITNVNGALSRLGASSQKIDNHANFVSRLQDVITEGVGGLVDADLGKESALLQSLQVKQQLGVQALSIANESPQAVLSLFQN from the coding sequence ATGGTAAACGGCGTAAACAATAACGCTCAGTCGCTTATAGCGTTGCAAAACCTGAATGCGACGAACAAACATTTAGAAGGAACAACTGACCGCATTAGTTCTGGCCTCAAAATAGCGAGTGCTAAAGACAATGCTGCTGTTTTTTCTGTTGCACAAAGCTTACGTGGAGAGAATTCCGCGTATGATATTATTCAAATTGGCCTAGATCGCTCAAAATCAGTTGGTGATGTGGCCATTACAGCTGGTGAAACAGCTTCCGACATTCTTATTCAATTAAGAGAAAAAGCGCTTTCTGCTACCAAAGAGATTGATGCTGAATCGCGTGCAGCGTTTCAAGAAGATTTCACTTCGCTAATGACGCAATTTGAAAAAATTGTTGGTGCTGCGGAATTTGATGGCGTGAACCTACTTAATAATTCTCAGCCTGCTGGCCTAGAGTTTGTGGCTGATGCGTCCGGCGCATCAACATTACGGATAGATGCAGAAGATTTCTCTTTTGGTGGTGTTAACGTTACTTTGGATCCTGCAACGCATGATCTTAGCGATCCAGCGAATGCGCAACTCGCGCTGGATGCGGTTAAAGCCAGCATCACAAATGTAAATGGTGCTTTGTCCCGTTTGGGAGCATCGTCTCAAAAAATTGATAATCACGCCAATTTCGTATCACGTCTTCAGGATGTGATCACTGAAGGCGTCGGTGGATTGGTCGACGCTGATCTGGGTAAGGAGAGCGCATTATTGCAATCTCTACAAGTGAAACAGCAATTGGGTGTTCAGGCTCTGTCTATAGCTAATGAATCTCCGCAAGCAGTTCTTTCACTGTTCCAAAACTAA
- a CDS encoding flagellar protein FlaG, whose protein sequence is MGTEITPVPATSSKLDVVRSDRVALDTQQDDKKANALAIEARRKQFVEEISRQHGLEKGKLVIEKDSESGKFIHSLIDPESGEVIRQWPDADWLEFARASNNSTNATKGLWLDQTV, encoded by the coding sequence ATGGGAACGGAGATTACACCTGTCCCGGCCACCTCATCTAAATTGGATGTTGTGCGTTCGGATCGCGTAGCACTAGATACGCAACAAGACGATAAAAAAGCGAATGCGCTAGCAATCGAGGCGCGTCGTAAGCAATTTGTGGAAGAGATTTCTCGTCAGCACGGCCTTGAGAAAGGTAAGCTTGTCATTGAGAAGGACAGTGAGTCCGGTAAATTTATTCACAGCCTTATTGATCCAGAAAGTGGTGAAGTTATACGCCAATGGCCGGATGCTGATTGGCTGGAATTTGCACGTGCCTCCAACAATTCGACGAATGCAACTAAAGGTCTTTGGCTCGATCAAACTGTATAA